The following nucleotide sequence is from Acidobacteriota bacterium.
CTCGCCCGCTGGCTTTTCGTCGCCGTCAGCGTCGCCACCTGGCCCATCGGCTGGGTGCTCTCCCACGTGTTGCTGGCGACGGTCTATTATTTATTGTTGACGCCCCTGGGCCTGGTCCTCCGCCTCACCGGCCGCGATCCTCTGCAGCGGCGGCGGGAGCCCGAGCCCGGGAGCTACTGGCGGCGGCGAGAGCCGACGAAGCATCCCGACCGCTACTTCCGCCAGTTCTGAGCCCGAGCTCACCGACAGGCCCATTGAGACCACAGAAGGTGCCGA
It contains:
- a CDS encoding SxtJ family membrane protein; the encoded protein is MPLIPIERDPQPRQLWVFSLLWLLFLGALGAGLLHRGTPWGWVLGIWSTAALMPLATLLYRPLARWLFVAVSVATWPIGWVLSHVLLATVYYLLLTPLGLVLRLTGRDPLQRRREPEPGSYWRRREPTKHPDRYFRQF